A window of the Vigna angularis cultivar LongXiaoDou No.4 chromosome 3, ASM1680809v1, whole genome shotgun sequence genome harbors these coding sequences:
- the LOC108325585 gene encoding protein ENHANCED DISEASE RESISTANCE 2, protein MGILPQSEKKMEGWLYLLRANRFGQHYSRKRYFILKDNVLRSFKTQPASPTEEPIRSAIIDSCVRVNDNGRESMNKKVFFMFTVYNATNQSDKLKLGASSSEEAAKWIRTLQDSAMKECPSPTKNLVACIRRRRSTLRNGGSKSTDWKYINLNLQTEIGTETISSDVIAPSPWKIFGCQNGLRMFKESKDCDSLGNHWGDHPAIMAVGVVDGTSEAIFNTLMTLDPSRSEWDFCIYRGRVVDHLDGHTDIVHMELYSDWLPWGMKPRDLLLRRYWRREEDGSYVLLYHSVYHSKCPPKKGYVRACLKSGGFVVTPVNKGTQSVVRHMLAIDWKFWKLYLRPSSSRTITIRMLERVAALRELFRTKGGNSSPEPMTKEIGLTLGEKEDIKSEVSEEKSKYEEPLIVLEDDVEPSGRTNLMGLNDSDEFFDVPEPTEYDHFDNQWHPDLASDQMGMSIPRMSTAVGLVKKLHDIAVQKKGYMDLHEANREESSSCPYGATLQKDSSCSLPCTWAASDPSLFLVRGENYLQDHQKIKAHGTLTQMVGADWLRSDAREDNLSSRSGSIVQQYAAKGGPEFFFVINIQMPGTPMYSLALYYMLKSPLEDYPVLQSFVDGDDAYRNSRFKLIPYISQGSWIVKQSVGKKACLVGQALEVLYFRGKNYLELDIDVGSSTVARGVASLVLGYLNNLVVEMAFLIQSNTQDELPEALLGTCRLNHMDASKAFLVNS, encoded by the exons ATGGGTATTCTTCCGCAGAGtgagaagaaaatggaaggCTGGCTTTATCTCCTTCGCGCCAATCGCTTTGGTCAGCATTACTCACGGAAGAGGTACTTTATTCTCAAAGACAATGTCCTCCGAAGCTTCAAAACCCAACCCGCTTCCCCAACCGAG GAGCCAATTAGAAGTGCAATAATTGACTCTTGCGTTCGGGTTAATGATAATGGAAGGGAGAGTATGAACAAAAAG GTGTTCTTCATGTTTACTGTTTATAATGCAACAAACCAAAGTGATAAGCTTAAG ttaGGAGCAAGTAGTTCAGAAGAAGCTGCAAAATGGATACGCACCTTGCAGGATTCTGCAATGAAG gagtGCCCGTCTCCAACAAAAAATTTAGTGGCTTGTATTAGAAGAAGACGTTCAACTTTGAG AAACGGAGGCTCGAAAAGCACAGATTGGAAATACATCAACTTGAATCTTCAAACAGAAATAGGCACTGAAACGATTAGCTCTGATGTTATTGCCCCTTCACCATGGAAGATTTTTGGTTGTCAGAATG GACTTAGGATGTTCAAAGAATCCAAAGATTGCGATTCCCTTGGAAAT CATTGGGGTGATCACCCAGCAATAATGGCAGTTGGTGTGGTTGATGGAACTTCAGAAGCCATCTTCAACACTCTTATGACTCTTGATCCCTCAAGATCCGA ATGGGACTTTTGTATTTATCGAGGCAGGGTGGTTGATCACCTTGATGGACACACAGATATTGTTCATATGGAGCTGTACAGTGATTGGTTACCATG GGGAATGAAACCCAGAGATTTGTTGTTACGAAGATACTGGAGGAGGGAGGAAGATGGATCATATG TGTTGTTATACCATTCTGTGTACCATTCGAAGTGTCCACCAAAGAAAGGCTATGTCCGAGCTTGCCTTAAAA GTGGAGGATTTGTAGTGACTCCTGTAAACAAGGGAACGCAATCAGTGGTGAGACACATGCTTGCTATTGATTGGAAGTTTTGGAAATTGTATTTGCGCCCCTCATCTTCAAGGACCATTACTATTCGTATGCTTGAACGAGTTGCAG CTCTTCGGGAGTTATTTAGAACCAAAGGTGGAAATTCCTCCCCTGAACCTATGACAAAAGAAATTGGATTAACTCTTGGTGAAAAGGAGGATATTAAGTCTGAAGTTTCAGAGGAGAAAAGCAAGTACGAGGAACCTCTTATTGTCCTAGAAGATGATGTAGAACCTTCCGGTCGTACAAATTTAATGGGATTGAATGATTCTGATGAGTTCTTTGATGTTCCTGAACCAACAGAGTATGATCACTTTGACAATCAATGGCACCCTGACTTGGCTTCTGATCAGATG GGTATGTCTATCCCCAGAATGTCAACAGCTGTTGGCTTGGTAAAAAAGTTACACGACATTGCAG TTCAGAAAAAGGGGTATATGGATTTGCACGAAGCTAACAGGGAGGAAAGTTCATCATGCCCTTATGGTGCCACTCTTCAAAAGGATTCTAGTTGTTCTTTACCCTGTACCTGGGCTGCTTCTGATCCATCTTTGTTTCTGGTTCGAGGAGAAAATTATTTACAAGACCATCAAAAg ATCAAGGCACACGGCACCTTGACGCAAATGGTTGGTGCAGATTGGCTTCGTTCGGACGCAAGAGAAGATAACTTAAGTAGTCGTTCTGGTTCCATAGTTCAG CAATATGCAGCAAAAGGTGGTCCAGAATTCTTTTTTGTCATCAACATACAA ATGCCTGGAACTCCTATGTATTCCCTTGCACTTTATTACATGTTGAAAAGTCCTTTGGAAGACTATCCCGTATTGCAGAGCTTTGTGGATGGAGATGATGCTTACAGGAACTCTAGATTTAAGCTGATACCATACATCTCCCAG GGATCATGGATAGTAAAGCAAAGTGTTGGAAAGAAAGCATGTTTGGTGGGGCAAGCATTAGAAGTTCTTTATTTCCGTGGGAAGAACTATTTAGAG CTTGATATCGACGTTGGATCCTCAACAGTTGCAAGAGGGGTAGCTAGCCTAGTTCTTGGATACCTGAACAATTTGGTGGTAGAAATGGCATTTTTGATACAG AGCAACACACAGGATGAGCTCCCGGAAGCCCTCCTTGGAACATGTCGACTAAATCATATGGATGCATCGAAAGCATTTCTGGtgaattcataa